The Streptomyces fungicidicus nucleotide sequence GCGCAGCACCCGGAAGTGGTGCGTGGTGGTGGACTTGCTGACCGGCAGCTCGAAGAACGAGCACGACAGCTCGACGCCCTCCGCGGCGAGCTCGCGGACGATCCGCAGCCGCACCGGGTCGGACAGCGCGTGCAGCACGCCCTCCAGCCGGATCTCCTCGCGCGCCGGGTGGGGCAGGTCGCGGCTGCTGGGGGCGGGGGCGGTCGTCACGGCGGCTCCTGGTGCGGTCAGGGAAACCTCATTGTACGAGAACCATCGTAGTTTGACATCTCCCGTACTACGATGCCTATCGTACTTACCCGCAACCCCTGGCCCCGCCGAATGGAGTCCACCGTGAGCACGCTGTTCGAGCCCTGCACCCTGCGCGGAGTGACCGTCCCCAACCGGGTGTGGATGCCTCCGATGTGCCAGTACTCGGCCGCGCCGGAGGGGCCCGCGACCGGCGCGCCCGGCGACTGGCACTTCGCGCACTACGCGGCCCGCGCGGCCGGCGGCACGGGCCTGATCGTCGTCGAGGCCACCGCCGTGTCGCCGGAGGGCCGTATCTCGCCGTACGACCTCGGCATCTGGAACGACACCCAGGTCGAGGCGTTCCGCCGGATCACCCGCTTCCTCACCTCGCAGGGCACCGTCCCCGCCATCCAGCTCGCCCACGCCGGCCGCAAGGCGTCGACCGACCGGACCTGGAAGGGCGGCGCGCCGGTCGGACCGGACGGCCACGGCTGGCAGCCGGTGGCCCCGAGCCCGCTCGCCTTCGACGAGCGCCACCCGGTGCCGGACGAGCTGACCGTCGAACAGATCCATGACATCGTCGAACAGTTCCGCGCCGCCGCGCGCCGCGCGCTCGCCGCCGGGTTCGAGGTCGCCGAGATCCACGGGGCCCACGGCTATCTGATCAACGAGTTCCTCTCCCCGCACTCCAACCACCGCACCGACGCCTACGGCGGCTCGTACGAGAACCGCACGCGCTTCGCGCTGGAGGTGGTCGACGCCGTGCGCGAGGAGTGGCCGGACGACAAGCCGCTGTTCTTCCGCGTTTCGGCCACCGACTGGCTCGAGGAAGCGGGCTGGACCCCGGACGACACCGTCCGCTTCGCCTCCGAACTGCACGCCCACGGCATCGACCTGCTCGACGTCTCCACCGGCGGCAACGCCCCCGGCGTCCGCATCCCCACCGGCCCCGGCTACCAGGTCCCCTTCGCCGCGCGGGTGCGGAACGAGACCCCGATGCCGGTCGCCGCGGTGGGGCTGATCACCGACGCCGGGCAGGCGGCGAAGATCCTCGCGAACGGCGAGGCGGACGCGGTGTTCCTGGGGCGCGAACTGCTCCGCAACCCCTCCTGGGCCCTTCACGCGGCCCGCGAACTGGGCGGCGAGGTCCACGTCCCCGACCAGTACCACCGCTCGGTCTGACCGTTCCCGTCACCGCGCCGGTGACCCCGGGGTGCG carries:
- a CDS encoding NADH:flavin oxidoreductase/NADH oxidase, which codes for MSTLFEPCTLRGVTVPNRVWMPPMCQYSAAPEGPATGAPGDWHFAHYAARAAGGTGLIVVEATAVSPEGRISPYDLGIWNDTQVEAFRRITRFLTSQGTVPAIQLAHAGRKASTDRTWKGGAPVGPDGHGWQPVAPSPLAFDERHPVPDELTVEQIHDIVEQFRAAARRALAAGFEVAEIHGAHGYLINEFLSPHSNHRTDAYGGSYENRTRFALEVVDAVREEWPDDKPLFFRVSATDWLEEAGWTPDDTVRFASELHAHGIDLLDVSTGGNAPGVRIPTGPGYQVPFAARVRNETPMPVAAVGLITDAGQAAKILANGEADAVFLGRELLRNPSWALHAARELGGEVHVPDQYHRSV
- a CDS encoding ArsR/SmtB family transcription factor; this encodes MTTAPAPSSRDLPHPAREEIRLEGVLHALSDPVRLRIVRELAAEGVELSCSFFELPVSKSTTTHHFRVLRESGVIRQNYEGTAKMNGLRRDDLDDLFPGLLDCLLTAASHQSTRGHSR